A part of Mycobacteriales bacterium genomic DNA contains:
- a CDS encoding ATP-binding cassette domain-containing protein, with protein MISFEDVTVTYPDAAWPALEHISFDVTEGELVLVIGPTGAGKSTLLKCVNGLVPHFTGGRLAGRVLVAGRDTRTSPPRELADVVGYVGQDPLAGFVTDVVEDELAYGMESLGIDPAVMRRRVEETLDLLGLFELRDRTLLSLSAGEQQRVAIGSVLAVHPAVLVLDEPTSALDPAAAEDVLAAMTRLVHDLGMTVLICEHRLERVVQYADRIALLGPEGIRTGPPADILRDSPVAPPIVDLGRLVGWSPLPLSIRDARRAAAPLRETLERHVGAPLSRTATEPVARAHGLVTSYDGVPVLRAIDLDLHPGEVLAVMGRNGAGKSTLLATMAGIRRPAAGSVTVSGRVGLVPQEPADLLWAQSVDAECADADRDAGSSAGTTRALLDDLAPGVEGGQHPRDLSEGQRLALVLAVVLAAEPAVLALDEPTRGLDYATKRRLIAILRRLAGSGHAVVVATHDVELVAEVADRMVVLADGEIVSDGPAREVAVASPVFAPQVSKVLAPLPLLTIGDVQLAMAAAQ; from the coding sequence CGCCGCCTGGCCCGCGCTCGAGCACATCTCCTTCGACGTGACCGAGGGCGAGCTGGTCCTCGTGATCGGCCCGACCGGCGCCGGCAAGTCGACGCTGCTCAAGTGCGTCAACGGCCTGGTGCCGCACTTCACCGGCGGTCGGCTGGCCGGCCGAGTGCTGGTCGCGGGTCGGGACACCCGGACGTCACCTCCGCGCGAGCTGGCCGACGTGGTCGGGTACGTCGGGCAGGATCCGCTCGCCGGGTTCGTCACCGATGTCGTCGAGGACGAGCTGGCATACGGCATGGAGTCGCTCGGCATCGACCCCGCGGTGATGCGGCGGCGCGTGGAGGAGACGCTGGACCTGCTCGGCCTGTTCGAGCTGCGGGACCGCACGTTGCTGTCACTGTCGGCCGGCGAGCAGCAGCGGGTGGCGATCGGGTCGGTGCTCGCCGTACATCCCGCCGTGCTGGTCCTCGACGAGCCGACCTCGGCCCTCGACCCCGCCGCCGCGGAGGACGTGCTCGCCGCGATGACCCGGCTGGTTCACGACCTCGGGATGACGGTGCTGATCTGCGAGCACCGGCTCGAGCGTGTGGTGCAGTACGCCGACCGGATCGCCCTGCTCGGCCCGGAAGGCATCCGCACCGGGCCGCCCGCCGACATCCTTCGCGACAGCCCGGTGGCGCCACCGATCGTCGACCTCGGCCGGCTGGTCGGCTGGTCGCCGCTGCCGCTGTCCATCCGCGACGCGCGGCGCGCCGCTGCCCCCCTACGCGAAACCCTCGAGCGGCACGTCGGCGCTCCCCTCTCCCGCACCGCGACCGAGCCGGTGGCGCGCGCCCACGGGCTGGTCACGTCGTACGACGGCGTTCCCGTGCTCCGCGCGATCGACCTGGACCTGCACCCGGGCGAGGTGCTCGCGGTGATGGGCCGCAACGGCGCGGGCAAGTCCACGCTGCTCGCGACGATGGCTGGCATCCGCCGGCCGGCGGCGGGATCGGTCACGGTCAGCGGACGGGTCGGACTCGTCCCGCAGGAGCCGGCCGATCTGCTGTGGGCCCAGAGCGTCGATGCCGAGTGCGCGGACGCCGACCGGGACGCGGGCAGCAGCGCGGGCACAACGCGTGCCCTACTCGACGACCTCGCCCCCGGCGTCGAGGGCGGGCAGCACCCGCGCGACCTGTCCGAGGGGCAGCGCCTCGCGCTGGTCCTCGCCGTCGTACTCGCTGCCGAACCCGCGGTCCTGGCGCTCGACGAGCCCACCCGCGGGCTGGACTACGCAACCAAGCGCCGGCTGATCGCGATCCTGCGACGGCTCGCGGGCAGCGGGCACGCGGTCGTCGTGGCGACGCACGATGTCGAGCTGGTCGCCGAAGTCGCCGACCGGATGGTCGTGCTCGCGGACGGCGAGATCGTGAGCGACGGACCCGCCCGCGAGGTGGCGGTGGCGTCACCGGTGTTCGCGCCGCAGGTGTCCAAGGTGCTCGCGCCGTTGCCACTGCTCACCATCGGCGACGTCCAGCTCGCGATGGCGGCCGCGCAGTGA